One window from the genome of Pseudomonas fluorescens encodes:
- a CDS encoding DUF2269 family protein yields MLYLCLKYIHVIAAIFLFGFGMGSYLYLIAASRTANPQVIAHVARTVVRFDTWITTPAGFIQIVTGYLLTRLAGLPLTTEWIMTSLIIFLCVGALWLPVLVFQKRLYVMASSALGDGRTLDDRYSTVYQKWFWMGVLGFLGMFVIVSIMVTKMTPQQWIERLLV; encoded by the coding sequence ATGCTCTATCTGTGCTTGAAGTACATCCATGTGATCGCTGCCATTTTCCTGTTCGGCTTCGGCATGGGATCCTACCTCTACCTGATCGCCGCCAGCCGCACCGCCAATCCGCAGGTCATTGCCCATGTGGCCAGGACGGTTGTCCGGTTCGATACCTGGATTACCACGCCGGCGGGTTTCATTCAGATAGTGACGGGTTACCTGCTAACGAGACTGGCCGGACTTCCCCTGACTACGGAATGGATCATGACGTCGTTGATCATTTTCCTGTGCGTGGGGGCGTTGTGGCTGCCTGTGCTGGTGTTCCAGAAGCGGTTATACGTGATGGCGTCGAGCGCGCTAGGGGATGGGCGCACGCTCGATGATCGATACTCAACCGTGTATCAGAAGTGGTTCTGGATGGGGGTTCTGGGCTTTTTGGGGATGTTTGTCATTGTGTCGATCATGGTGACGAAGATGACGCCACAGCAGTGGATCGAGCGACTACTGGTCTAA